One stretch of Streptomyces sp. NBC_01142 DNA includes these proteins:
- a CDS encoding tyrosine-type recombinase/integrase: protein MLETGGPSRDLISFALPQTGALVEVANPAQPYVLLDAGGVVVDPVSAFFAELQACSRLPSTIRSYGMDLLRWWRFLHAVGVEWHRATRLEARDFARWMAIAPKPVRPHWRGRAAGATARAGVGSSAGVPNTVTGRAGPGPMFAATTRAHYETVLRSFYDFHLETGTGPIINPFPTRRERRRLPASAGRPIRSAPGGRYQPSVPVRVPGRIPDARFDELFAALRHHRDRALLAFWVSNGVRAEELLTCRQRDALPGEQLLGVVRKGTRAYQQVPSAADAFVWLRLYQEEAWRAGVPRGPGRWLWWTLRPPFRPLTYHAARAMFGRANRLLGSNWTLHDLRRTAAYRMARDPKLALTDVQWVLGHAHLSTTQIYLPAGREEIIDAVRAHHERAGREAQVVAVPAAGYRPDSLDELFGRNR from the coding sequence ATGCTTGAGACGGGCGGTCCCTCACGGGATCTGATCAGCTTCGCGCTACCCCAGACCGGTGCCTTGGTGGAGGTGGCGAATCCGGCCCAGCCCTATGTGCTGCTGGACGCTGGCGGGGTGGTGGTGGATCCGGTGTCTGCGTTCTTCGCCGAGTTGCAGGCGTGTTCGCGACTGCCGTCGACGATCCGCTCGTACGGAATGGATCTGCTGCGGTGGTGGCGATTCCTGCATGCCGTCGGGGTGGAGTGGCATCGGGCCACCCGGCTGGAGGCGCGGGACTTCGCCCGCTGGATGGCCATCGCGCCGAAGCCTGTGAGGCCGCACTGGCGCGGCCGGGCGGCCGGCGCCACGGCGCGGGCCGGAGTCGGTTCATCGGCTGGGGTGCCGAACACCGTGACGGGGCGGGCGGGGCCGGGGCCGATGTTCGCGGCGACGACGCGGGCGCACTACGAGACCGTGTTGCGGTCGTTCTACGACTTCCACCTGGAAACGGGTACCGGTCCGATCATCAACCCGTTCCCGACCCGCCGGGAGCGTCGTCGGCTGCCCGCGAGTGCTGGCAGGCCGATCCGGTCCGCGCCTGGTGGTCGGTATCAGCCGTCGGTGCCGGTGAGGGTCCCAGGCCGGATCCCGGACGCGCGATTCGACGAGTTGTTCGCGGCGCTGCGTCACCACCGGGACCGAGCGCTGTTGGCGTTCTGGGTCTCCAACGGGGTACGGGCGGAGGAGTTGCTGACGTGCCGGCAGCGGGATGCACTGCCGGGCGAGCAGCTGCTGGGGGTGGTGCGGAAGGGGACGCGGGCATATCAGCAGGTGCCGTCGGCGGCGGACGCATTCGTGTGGTTGCGCCTGTATCAGGAGGAGGCATGGCGGGCGGGGGTACCGCGAGGGCCGGGTCGATGGCTGTGGTGGACGCTGCGCCCGCCGTTTCGGCCACTGACCTACCACGCGGCACGGGCGATGTTCGGGAGAGCCAACCGGTTGCTGGGGTCGAACTGGACGTTGCACGACCTGCGCAGGACGGCGGCGTACCGGATGGCGCGGGATCCGAAGCTGGCGCTGACGGACGTCCAGTGGGTCTTGGGGCACGCGCACCTGAGCACCACCCAGATCTACCTGCCCGCGGGCCGGGAGGAGATCATCGACGCCGTGCGGGCCCACCACGAGCGGGCCGGCCGTGAGGCCCAGGTGGTGGCGGTCCCGGCCGCCGGCTACCGGCCGGACTCACTGGACGAGTTGTTTGGGAGGAACAGGTGA
- a CDS encoding site-specific integrase produces MSTVVQLPTGKALTVRAAADVFLDSLGNPNTIRNYGIGVGKTAERIGEGRPLASVADDEIGEALELLWGRAAVNTWNSRRAAVLSWLGRCRERGYEGPAVSAWAKRLAVPDSGTSARSKMAIDRLIARREVHLREKTLWRMLYETSGRAEEILGVNIEDLDFAGRRCQVKAKGSRTKARRRSQGREDFVLETVYWDAGTARLLPRLLKGRTRGPMFVTHRRPGPGKVVSPRDVCPDTGFARLSYGQARALLDEYTAVRGPGTGWDLHEYRHSSLTHLGEAGASLLMLMAKSRHKKPENVRRYFKPSPEAIAELTSLLAPGDSRR; encoded by the coding sequence GTGTCCACCGTCGTGCAACTGCCGACCGGGAAGGCGTTGACCGTCCGGGCGGCGGCCGACGTGTTCCTCGACTCGCTCGGCAACCCGAACACGATCCGGAACTACGGGATCGGGGTGGGCAAGACCGCCGAGCGGATCGGCGAGGGCCGGCCGCTGGCGTCGGTCGCGGACGACGAGATCGGCGAGGCCCTCGAACTGCTCTGGGGCAGGGCGGCGGTCAACACCTGGAACTCCCGCCGGGCCGCGGTCCTGTCCTGGCTCGGCCGGTGCCGCGAGCGCGGCTACGAGGGCCCGGCGGTCTCGGCCTGGGCGAAGCGGCTGGCGGTGCCGGACTCCGGGACCTCGGCCCGCTCGAAGATGGCCATCGACCGGCTGATCGCCCGGCGCGAGGTCCACCTGCGGGAGAAGACGCTGTGGAGGATGCTCTACGAGACCTCCGGGCGGGCGGAGGAGATCCTGGGCGTCAACATCGAGGACCTGGACTTCGCCGGGCGCCGCTGCCAGGTGAAGGCGAAGGGCTCCCGGACCAAGGCCCGCCGCCGGAGCCAGGGCCGCGAGGACTTCGTGTTGGAGACGGTCTACTGGGACGCTGGCACCGCCCGGCTCCTTCCGCGCCTGCTGAAGGGCCGTACGCGCGGGCCGATGTTCGTCACCCACCGCCGTCCGGGGCCGGGCAAGGTCGTCAGCCCCCGCGACGTCTGCCCGGACACCGGCTTCGCCCGGCTGTCCTACGGGCAGGCCCGCGCCTTGCTCGACGAGTACACCGCTGTACGGGGGCCGGGCACCGGTTGGGACCTGCACGAGTACCGACATTCCTCCCTGACCCATCTCGGCGAGGCCGGGGCGAGCCTGCTGATGCTGATGGCGAAGTCCCGGCACAAGAAGCCGGAGAACGTCCGCCGCTACTTCAAGCCCTCCCCGGAGGCGATCGCTGAGCTCACCAGCCTGCTGGCCCCCGGTGACAGCAGGCGCTGA
- a CDS encoding site-specific integrase: MERADRTMVFIYVRAFYLDIARWATEEPARWGPWVAPCPIRVAETANRKRVTRTKARMDQRTRERLPVLEAFARAAADHHRLRAAHLEIARATPPGARFTLDGAPYIRGANPVGAAARDEQGCLVHLDRAEHRAFWAWATVEFLRHTGARVEEMLETTHHAMIQYRLPTTGEIVPLLQIAPSKNDVERVLLVSPELADVLATIIRRARDPKTGLIPLVTRYDSEERQRDPPAPLLFQYNRGGEPAVIHSQTIREILKETVSFMQLTDAAGRPLVFTPQDFRRMFITDAIRTGLPPHIAQVIAGHANINTTMGYNAVYPTETIEAHRAFIARRRTLRPTQEYRTPTDAEWEDFLGHFERRKLSVGTCARAYGTACIHEHACVRCSLLRPDPAQRGRLVEIRDNLLDRIAEAEREGWLGEIEGLRVSLAGAESKIGQIDAAASGGSVLLGLPTPRADRQG; this comes from the coding sequence GTGGAACGCGCCGACCGCACGATGGTCTTCATCTACGTCCGCGCCTTCTACCTGGACATCGCCCGCTGGGCGACCGAGGAACCCGCGCGCTGGGGACCGTGGGTGGCACCCTGCCCAATCAGGGTCGCCGAGACCGCCAACCGCAAGCGCGTCACCCGGACCAAGGCCCGCATGGACCAGCGCACCCGCGAACGCCTACCGGTGCTGGAGGCCTTCGCCCGGGCTGCCGCCGACCACCACCGCCTGCGCGCGGCCCACCTGGAGATCGCCCGCGCCACCCCGCCCGGCGCCCGCTTCACGCTCGACGGCGCCCCCTACATCCGGGGCGCGAACCCGGTCGGCGCTGCCGCACGCGACGAGCAAGGCTGCCTCGTGCACCTCGACCGCGCCGAGCACCGCGCCTTCTGGGCCTGGGCGACGGTCGAGTTCCTGCGCCACACCGGCGCCCGCGTGGAGGAGATGCTGGAGACCACCCACCACGCGATGATCCAGTACCGGCTACCCACCACCGGCGAGATCGTCCCCCTCCTGCAGATCGCCCCCTCCAAGAACGACGTCGAGCGCGTCCTGCTCGTGAGCCCCGAGCTCGCCGACGTCCTGGCCACGATCATCCGCCGCGCCCGCGACCCCAAGACCGGCCTCATCCCCCTGGTCACCCGCTACGACAGCGAAGAACGCCAGCGGGACCCGCCCGCACCCCTGCTCTTCCAGTACAACCGCGGCGGCGAACCCGCCGTCATCCACTCCCAGACCATCCGGGAGATCCTCAAGGAGACCGTCTCCTTCATGCAGCTGACCGACGCCGCCGGCCGCCCGCTGGTATTCACCCCGCAGGACTTCCGACGGATGTTCATCACCGACGCCATCCGCACCGGCCTGCCACCCCACATCGCCCAGGTCATCGCCGGCCACGCCAACATCAACACCACCATGGGCTACAACGCCGTGTACCCCACCGAGACCATCGAAGCCCACCGCGCCTTCATCGCCCGCCGCCGCACCCTGCGCCCAACTCAGGAGTACCGCACCCCGACCGACGCCGAGTGGGAGGACTTCCTCGGCCACTTCGAACGCCGCAAGCTGTCCGTCGGCACCTGCGCCCGCGCCTACGGCACCGCCTGCATCCACGAACACGCCTGCGTCCGCTGCTCACTCCTACGCCCCGATCCCGCTCAGCGCGGCCGGCTGGTGGAGATCCGCGACAACCTGCTCGACCGGATCGCCGAGGCTGAGCGGGAGGGCTGGCTCGGCGAGATCGAGGGGCTCAGGGTCAGCCTCGCCGGCGCCGAATCCAAGATCGGCCAGATCGATGCGGCGGCATCGGGCGGGTCTGTCCTGCTCGGTCTGCCAACGCCGAGAGCGGACCGGCAAGGGTGA
- the ybaK gene encoding Cys-tRNA(Pro) deacylase, which yields MPKKSRKSGSNGGTPATVALTAAGTAFTVHAYDHDPSSPSYGEEAAAALGVSPDRVFKTLVADVDGELTVAVVPVAGQLDLKALAAAVGGKRATMADPAAAERTTGYVRGGISPLGQRKRLRTVLDASAGSHDTICVSAGRRGLEVELSPRDLAALTSAVLAPIGRA from the coding sequence GTGCCCAAGAAGTCCAGGAAATCCGGGAGTAACGGTGGCACCCCGGCGACGGTCGCCCTGACGGCAGCGGGCACCGCGTTCACCGTCCACGCGTACGACCACGACCCGTCCTCCCCGTCGTACGGCGAGGAGGCGGCCGCGGCCCTCGGCGTCTCCCCCGACCGGGTCTTCAAGACACTGGTCGCGGACGTCGACGGCGAACTGACGGTGGCGGTCGTCCCGGTCGCGGGCCAGCTGGATCTGAAGGCTCTGGCCGCGGCGGTCGGCGGCAAACGGGCAACGATGGCGGACCCGGCCGCGGCGGAACGCACGACGGGTTACGTACGGGGCGGAATCTCGCCGCTGGGCCAGCGCAAGCGCCTGCGCACGGTCCTGGACGCGTCGGCCGGTTCCCACGACACGATCTGCGTCTCGGCCGGCCGCCGCGGCCTGGAGGTCGAACTCTCCCCGCGGGACCTGGCGGCACTCACGTCCGCGGTGCTGGCCCCGATCGGCCGCGCCTAG
- a CDS encoding LON peptidase substrate-binding domain-containing protein has product MTVVTIALPLFPLNSVLFPGLVLPLNVFEERYRAMMRELLKTDESEPRRFAVVAIRDGREVAPTAPGMPDQTALPERGPAAGFGPDPIQAFHRVGCIADAATIRERGDGSFEVLATGTSRVKLLSVDASGPFLTAELEEIPEETGDSAGALAEGVLRAFRSYQKRLAGARERSLSTGADLPDEPSVVSYLVAAAAVLDTPAKQRLLQAPDTATRLREELTLLRAETAVIRHLPSLPAVDLTRAPTSPN; this is encoded by the coding sequence TTGACCGTTGTGACCATCGCTCTGCCCCTCTTCCCGCTGAACTCGGTGCTGTTCCCGGGCCTCGTTCTGCCCTTGAACGTCTTCGAGGAGCGGTATCGCGCCATGATGCGCGAGCTGCTGAAGACGGACGAGTCCGAGCCGCGCCGCTTCGCCGTGGTCGCCATCCGCGACGGCCGTGAGGTCGCGCCGACCGCCCCCGGCATGCCGGACCAGACCGCGCTGCCCGAGCGCGGACCGGCGGCGGGCTTCGGCCCGGACCCGATCCAGGCCTTCCACCGGGTGGGGTGCATCGCTGACGCGGCGACGATCCGCGAGCGCGGGGACGGCAGCTTCGAGGTGCTCGCCACGGGGACCTCGCGGGTGAAACTCCTCTCGGTGGACGCGAGCGGTCCCTTTCTGACGGCCGAGCTGGAGGAGATCCCGGAGGAGACCGGGGACAGCGCGGGCGCGCTCGCCGAGGGTGTGCTGCGGGCGTTCCGCAGCTACCAGAAGCGGCTGGCGGGCGCGCGCGAGCGGTCGCTCTCCACGGGCGCCGACCTGCCGGACGAGCCGTCGGTGGTGTCGTACCTGGTCGCCGCGGCGGCGGTGCTGGACACCCCCGCGAAGCAGCGGCTGCTGCAGGCCCCGGACACGGCGACCCGGCTGCGCGAGGAACTGACGCTCCTGCGCGCGGAGACCGCGGTGATCCGCCATCTTCCGTCGCTGCCCGCGGTCGATCTGACCCGGGCGCCGACGAGCCCCAACTGA
- a CDS encoding ABC transporter permease, protein MDAKDADQDPDLKTELRDSAVVLVAVTLLGVALGLLWLWLAPRVPLISNGKAVFLQDTEGESAVGADGTFALLALGFGALSAAAVFWFRRRGGVALVVGLALGGLLGSLLAWGIGVWFGPSNDVVARAREVGAGVPFDAYLELKATGVVLAWPVAAMVVHLALTALFGPRDPEPEWPAHYAAPEPAPRPGPTDPEPTAPDPTDQVPPPGDGTPPR, encoded by the coding sequence ATGGATGCGAAGGACGCGGACCAGGACCCGGACCTGAAGACGGAGCTGCGGGACTCGGCCGTGGTGCTGGTGGCGGTGACGCTCCTCGGTGTGGCGCTGGGGCTGCTGTGGCTGTGGCTGGCGCCGCGGGTGCCGCTGATCTCCAACGGCAAGGCGGTCTTCCTGCAGGACACGGAGGGCGAGTCGGCGGTGGGCGCGGACGGCACGTTCGCGCTGCTGGCGCTCGGTTTCGGCGCGCTGAGCGCGGCGGCGGTCTTCTGGTTCCGCAGGCGCGGGGGCGTCGCCCTGGTCGTAGGGCTGGCACTGGGCGGCCTGCTCGGCTCGCTGCTGGCGTGGGGCATCGGGGTGTGGTTCGGCCCGTCGAACGATGTGGTGGCGCGTGCGAGGGAGGTCGGCGCGGGGGTTCCCTTCGACGCGTACCTCGAACTCAAGGCGACGGGTGTGGTGCTGGCCTGGCCGGTGGCGGCGATGGTGGTCCACCTGGCGCTGACGGCCCTGTTCGGCCCGAGGGACCCTGAGCCGGAGTGGCCGGCGCACTATGCCGCGCCGGAGCCCGCCCCTCGCCCGGGCCCGACCGACCCGGAGCCCACCGCCCCGGACCCGACCGACCAGGTCCCGCCGCCGGGAGACGGCACGCCGCCCCGGTGA
- a CDS encoding NYN domain-containing protein yields the protein MDRCVVLVDAGYLLGAAASLLAGEPARSRITVDHAALIQGLRDLAEADTERPLLRIYWFDGAPDRVPQPEHRRLRVMPRVTVRLGALTRSDGRWAQKGVDAAMHAELTELARNRACSDVVLVTGDGDLLPGLMSAKEHGVAVHLWAVQAADGDYNQSEDLVAEADERRVLDRAWITRAVRAKELSGICAPPPVPRPEIAAILSAPLPESALAASQERAAEAVRNGTRTAPSENGAEAAPAPATPKGVPTPKDLAGLRAPGQNAAPLHPATATLRWSSDKGWVERPGGAGALGEPPETASLPTLAQLTSAEQRWADREEDITTVGGDPFEVGQVFARRWMERLPDAGHVQKLSTMYPRIPHRIDGELLRYAARFGLLAHKDDQIDEHDRYAIRAGFWREIDVRAAAEHAPAGEQAGPEGIRGGRTP from the coding sequence GTGGACCGCTGCGTCGTCCTGGTGGACGCCGGATATCTGCTGGGCGCCGCCGCGAGCCTTCTCGCCGGAGAACCGGCGCGTTCCCGGATCACCGTCGACCACGCCGCCCTCATTCAGGGCCTGCGCGATCTCGCCGAAGCCGATACCGAACGCCCGCTGCTGCGCATCTACTGGTTCGACGGTGCCCCCGACCGCGTACCGCAGCCCGAGCACCGGCGGCTTCGCGTCATGCCGAGGGTGACGGTCCGGCTCGGTGCGCTGACGCGGAGCGACGGGCGTTGGGCGCAGAAGGGCGTGGATGCGGCCATGCACGCCGAACTCACCGAACTGGCCAGAAACCGGGCCTGTTCGGACGTGGTGCTGGTGACCGGCGACGGGGATCTGCTGCCCGGACTGATGTCCGCCAAGGAGCACGGCGTCGCCGTGCACCTCTGGGCGGTGCAGGCCGCCGACGGCGACTACAACCAGTCCGAGGACCTGGTCGCCGAGGCCGACGAGCGCCGCGTGCTCGACCGGGCCTGGATCACCCGTGCCGTACGGGCCAAGGAACTCTCCGGTATCTGTGCCCCACCGCCCGTGCCCCGCCCCGAAATCGCGGCGATCCTCTCCGCGCCGCTGCCCGAGTCCGCGCTCGCCGCGTCACAGGAACGGGCCGCCGAAGCGGTACGCAACGGCACGCGGACGGCCCCCTCGGAGAACGGTGCCGAGGCGGCCCCCGCGCCCGCCACCCCGAAGGGGGTCCCCACCCCCAAGGATCTGGCGGGCCTGCGCGCCCCGGGCCAGAACGCCGCCCCACTGCACCCTGCCACCGCCACCCTGCGCTGGTCCTCCGACAAGGGCTGGGTCGAACGCCCCGGTGGCGCAGGAGCGCTCGGCGAGCCGCCGGAGACCGCCTCGCTGCCGACGCTCGCCCAGCTCACCAGCGCGGAGCAGCGCTGGGCCGACCGCGAGGAGGACATCACCACGGTCGGCGGCGACCCCTTCGAGGTCGGCCAGGTCTTCGCGCGCCGCTGGATGGAACGGCTGCCCGATGCCGGCCATGTACAGAAGCTGTCCACCATGTACCCGCGCATCCCGCACCGCATCGACGGCGAACTGCTGCGGTACGCCGCGCGCTTCGGGCTCCTCGCGCACAAGGACGACCAGATCGACGAGCACGACCGCTACGCGATCCGGGCCGGATTCTGGCGCGAGATCGACGTACGGGCGGCCGCCGAGCATGCGCCTGCCGGGGAGCAGGCGGGGCCCGAGGGCATTCGGGGCGGTCGGACCCCGTAG
- a CDS encoding ABC transporter ATP-binding protein yields the protein MCVVRELVKTYPAARGRRGTPGTPEVRATDGISLVVRRGEIFGLLGPNGAGKSTLVRQLTGLMRPDAGSVEVLGHDLVRHPERASRLIGYLGQESTALDELTVALAAETTGRLRGLSVREARAERDAVLEELGLTGLATRPMKKLSGGQRRLACFAATLVGERPVLVLDEPTTGMDPVARRAVWAAVDRRRAENGATVLLVTHNVIEAETVLDRVAVLERGRVIACDSPAGLKERVAGEVRVELVWRERAPLDVPEVAALRGSAQESGRRWVLRLAPDEARAAVAAVTGGAAFSALDDFTLATPSLEDVYLALGGNATKGLVKA from the coding sequence GTGTGCGTGGTGCGGGAGCTGGTCAAGACGTACCCCGCCGCGCGCGGCAGGCGGGGCACGCCCGGGACACCCGAGGTGCGTGCCACCGACGGGATCAGTCTCGTGGTCCGGCGCGGCGAGATCTTCGGGCTGCTCGGACCCAACGGCGCCGGCAAGTCGACCCTCGTACGACAGCTCACCGGACTGATGCGGCCCGACGCGGGAAGCGTCGAGGTGCTCGGTCACGATCTCGTACGCCATCCGGAGCGGGCCTCCCGGCTCATCGGCTACCTCGGGCAGGAGTCCACCGCGCTCGACGAACTGACCGTCGCGCTCGCCGCCGAGACCACCGGACGGCTGCGCGGACTCTCCGTACGCGAGGCACGGGCCGAGCGGGACGCCGTGCTGGAGGAGCTGGGACTGACCGGGCTCGCCACGCGCCCCATGAAGAAGCTGTCCGGCGGGCAGCGGCGGCTGGCCTGCTTCGCGGCGACGCTGGTGGGGGAGCGGCCGGTGCTGGTACTGGACGAGCCGACCACCGGCATGGACCCCGTCGCGCGGCGCGCGGTGTGGGCCGCGGTCGACCGGAGGCGGGCCGAGAACGGAGCGACCGTGCTGCTCGTCACCCACAACGTCATCGAGGCCGAGACCGTCCTCGACCGGGTCGCCGTACTGGAACGCGGGCGTGTCATCGCCTGCGACAGCCCGGCCGGGCTGAAGGAACGCGTCGCGGGCGAGGTGCGGGTCGAGCTGGTGTGGCGTGAGCGGGCACCGCTGGACGTGCCCGAGGTGGCCGCGCTGCGCGGATCCGCGCAGGAGTCGGGACGCCGATGGGTGCTCAGGCTCGCGCCGGACGAGGCGCGGGCGGCGGTCGCGGCGGTGACGGGCGGCGCGGCGTTCTCGGCGCTCGACGACTTCACACTGGCCACGCCCAGCCTGGAGGACGTGTACTTGGCACTCGGCGGGAACGCGACGAAGGGGCTGGTCAAGGCGTGA
- a CDS encoding TetR/AcrR family transcriptional regulator C-terminal domain-containing protein, whose product MTKTTGTAGDPPYLRIVAVIRRRIADGELAPGDRVASTRQIAGEWGVALATATKALTTLRLEGLVEARPRIGTVVAGTALAAPARRRTSPAPDPEQELSLDRIVRTAIEIADAEGLSALSMRGVAARLGVAAMSIYRYVPSKEDLVLHMADAAFGEESYRADAPEGWRTRVELGARTLWSLYRKHPWLAQLGSLTRPLLVPNLMVHGEWVLGALDGHGLDPTTLFDIHVLIYSHVQGLAVHLEMEAHAEAATGQSEDQWMDSRAPALQELVESGRFSTFTKVVGAFKDGYDLRLDALFEFGLKALLDGLTSTVERQEAVA is encoded by the coding sequence GTGACGAAGACCACAGGCACAGCCGGTGATCCGCCCTATCTGCGCATCGTCGCCGTGATCCGGCGGCGCATCGCGGACGGTGAACTCGCCCCAGGGGACCGGGTTGCCTCGACCCGACAGATCGCCGGGGAATGGGGCGTCGCGCTCGCCACCGCCACCAAGGCTCTGACCACCCTGCGTCTGGAGGGACTTGTCGAGGCCCGGCCCCGGATCGGCACGGTCGTCGCCGGAACCGCCCTCGCCGCGCCGGCCCGCAGGCGCACGTCACCCGCCCCGGACCCCGAGCAGGAGCTGAGCCTCGACCGGATCGTCCGTACCGCCATCGAGATCGCTGACGCCGAAGGGCTCTCGGCGCTCTCCATGCGCGGCGTCGCGGCCCGGCTCGGCGTCGCGGCGATGTCGATCTACCGGTACGTCCCGAGCAAGGAAGACCTCGTCCTGCACATGGCCGACGCCGCGTTCGGCGAGGAGTCCTACCGTGCGGATGCCCCCGAGGGTTGGCGTACCCGCGTCGAGCTGGGCGCCCGGACCCTGTGGAGCCTGTACCGGAAGCACCCGTGGCTGGCCCAGCTCGGCTCCCTCACGCGCCCGTTGCTCGTACCCAATCTGATGGTCCACGGCGAGTGGGTGCTGGGCGCCCTCGACGGCCACGGCCTCGACCCCACGACGCTGTTCGACATCCATGTACTGATCTACAGCCATGTCCAGGGCCTGGCGGTGCACCTGGAGATGGAAGCGCACGCCGAAGCCGCCACGGGCCAGTCGGAAGACCAGTGGATGGACAGCCGCGCCCCCGCCCTCCAAGAACTGGTGGAATCCGGCCGCTTCTCGACCTTCACCAAGGTGGTCGGAGCCTTCAAGGACGGCTACGACCTGCGTCTCGACGCGCTCTTCGAATTCGGCCTCAAGGCGCTCCTCGACGGCCTGACTTCCACCGTCGAACGTCAGGAAGCTGTCGCGTAG
- a CDS encoding ABC transporter permease produces the protein MESATAVQAAPAQLAPRARLLPALGAVYRAQLSRARVARIPLLFVATFQSIGIMVLMRGVVDGGDEARAVVAGSSVLVVAFVALNLLAQYFGQLRASGGLDHYATLPVPPAAVVLGAAGAYASFTVPGTVVTAVVGSVLFQLPLTHLWVLAAVVPLAGAALAGLGAALGLLAPRQELATLLGQLGMSAALLLGVLPADRLPGPVGYARDLLPSTYGVEALARTFDAHPDWAVVALDLAVCAAVGVVSLTVATWAYRRAAVR, from the coding sequence GTGGAGAGTGCGACGGCGGTGCAGGCCGCCCCCGCGCAGCTCGCGCCACGGGCCCGGCTGCTGCCCGCGCTCGGCGCCGTGTACCGCGCGCAGCTGTCGCGGGCTCGGGTCGCCCGGATCCCGCTGCTCTTCGTGGCGACCTTCCAGTCCATCGGGATCATGGTCCTGATGCGCGGGGTCGTCGACGGGGGTGACGAGGCGCGGGCCGTCGTCGCCGGATCGAGCGTCCTCGTCGTGGCCTTCGTCGCGCTCAATCTGCTCGCGCAGTACTTCGGGCAGCTACGGGCCAGCGGCGGCCTCGACCACTACGCGACGCTGCCGGTGCCGCCGGCGGCGGTGGTGCTCGGCGCGGCCGGGGCGTACGCCTCCTTCACGGTGCCCGGCACGGTGGTCACTGCCGTCGTGGGCAGCGTCCTGTTCCAGCTTCCGCTGACACATCTTTGGGTGCTCGCCGCGGTGGTCCCGCTCGCCGGAGCGGCCCTCGCCGGGCTCGGCGCGGCGCTCGGGCTGCTCGCACCACGCCAGGAACTCGCCACGCTGCTGGGCCAGTTGGGCATGTCCGCGGCCCTGCTGCTGGGGGTGCTGCCGGCCGACCGGCTGCCCGGTCCTGTCGGGTACGCGCGTGATCTGCTGCCCTCCACGTACGGCGTCGAGGCACTCGCCCGGACGTTCGACGCCCATCCTGACTGGGCGGTCGTGGCGCTGGATCTTGCGGTCTGCGCGGCTGTCGGCGTGGTCTCGCTGACGGTGGCGACCTGGGCGTACCGGCGTGCGGCAGTCCGGTGA
- a CDS encoding FAD-dependent monooxygenase, with protein sequence MQTVLISGGGIAGPVLAYWLRRHGFAPTVVERAPGQRPGGQAVDIRGVALEVVERMGLLEQASRVRTRMRGMSILAPDGHEVDRSTEATFSSGRLDSEDIEVLREDLVRMVYEHTRAGVEHLFGDSITALDEGETGVRVDFAHRPSRTFNLVVGADGLHSTVRRLAFGPEERFAHHLGSYLSVFSADNFLALDDWQMWLRDGDTGFGIMPVRDNTELRIAFGFQSAPLAHDLRDGGALRQLVVDKLASMRWEGTRLAEAARKAPDFYCDAMAQIRMDQWSRGRVTLLGDAGYCPSPLSGQGTSLALVGAHVLADCLAQANGDHRTAYARYERRMRPFVILNQALATENPGGPASEESVAHAKNALSLDI encoded by the coding sequence ATGCAGACCGTACTCATCTCCGGCGGCGGCATCGCCGGGCCCGTCCTCGCCTACTGGCTGCGCCGCCACGGCTTCGCGCCCACCGTCGTCGAACGTGCTCCAGGCCAACGCCCCGGCGGCCAGGCCGTGGACATCCGCGGCGTCGCGCTCGAAGTCGTGGAGCGGATGGGCCTGCTGGAGCAGGCAAGCCGTGTACGGACCCGGATGCGCGGCATGTCGATCCTCGCCCCCGACGGCCACGAGGTCGACCGCTCCACCGAGGCGACCTTCAGCAGCGGTCGGCTCGACAGCGAAGACATCGAGGTGCTGCGCGAGGACCTGGTACGGATGGTGTACGAGCACACGCGCGCAGGCGTCGAGCACCTCTTCGGCGACAGCATCACCGCGCTCGACGAGGGTGAGACCGGTGTGCGCGTCGACTTCGCGCACAGACCGTCCCGCACCTTCAACCTCGTGGTCGGGGCCGACGGCCTCCACTCCACCGTACGGCGCCTGGCCTTCGGTCCGGAGGAGCGTTTCGCCCACCACCTCGGGAGCTACCTCTCAGTTTTCAGCGCGGACAACTTTCTCGCCCTGGACGACTGGCAGATGTGGCTGCGGGACGGCGACACGGGCTTCGGCATCATGCCCGTACGCGACAACACCGAACTCAGGATCGCCTTCGGCTTCCAGTCCGCCCCCCTCGCCCACGACCTCCGCGACGGCGGCGCCCTGCGGCAGCTCGTAGTGGACAAGCTCGCGTCGATGCGGTGGGAAGGGACCCGCCTTGCCGAGGCCGCCCGGAAGGCACCCGACTTCTACTGCGACGCCATGGCCCAGATCCGTATGGACCAGTGGTCGCGGGGCCGGGTGACCCTGCTCGGAGACGCCGGCTACTGCCCTTCCCCCCTCTCCGGGCAGGGCACCAGCCTGGCCCTCGTGGGCGCCCACGTGCTGGCCGACTGCCTAGCCCAGGCCAACGGCGACCACCGCACCGCGTATGCCCGCTATGAGCGGCGGATGCGCCCCTTCGTCATCCTCAACCAGGCCCTTGCCACCGAGAACCCCGGCGGACCCGCCTCGGAGGAATCCGTCGCGCACGCCAAAAACGCACTCTCACTGGACATCTGA